The following proteins are co-located in the Echinicola sp. 20G genome:
- a CDS encoding DUF1684 domain-containing protein: MKYCLTICFALCFLSFWVSAQDSYTLEIQAFQDHLNDEFANPDESPLKSEDLEQFEELAFFPINPKLQIKATFVRTENQKPFRMKTTTTRRPIYEKFGEAHFELDGKNYVLNIYQSHQLREREEFKTHLFLPFTDLTNGDSSYGGGRFIDLEIPSDQEIIIDFNKAYNPYCAYNSRYSCPIPPKENDLPLEIKAGVMKFHD, encoded by the coding sequence ATGAAGTACTGTTTGACTATTTGCTTTGCATTATGCTTTTTATCGTTTTGGGTTTCTGCACAGGATAGTTATACGCTAGAGATTCAGGCATTTCAAGACCACTTGAATGATGAGTTTGCCAATCCTGATGAGTCGCCCCTAAAAAGTGAAGACCTGGAGCAATTTGAAGAGCTTGCGTTTTTTCCTATCAACCCTAAATTACAAATAAAGGCCACTTTTGTAAGGACTGAGAATCAAAAGCCTTTTAGAATGAAGACCACTACCACACGGAGGCCAATTTATGAAAAGTTTGGAGAGGCGCATTTTGAACTGGATGGCAAAAACTATGTACTCAATATTTACCAAAGTCACCAACTAAGGGAAAGGGAAGAATTCAAGACGCATTTGTTTTTGCCTTTTACGGATCTCACCAATGGAGATAGCTCATATGGTGGAGGAAGGTTCATTGACTTGGAAATTCCCTCAGATCAAGAAATAATTATTGATTTTAATAAAGCGTATAATCCTTACTGTGCCTACAATTCACGCTATTCATGTCCCATACCTCCAAAAGAAAATGATTTACCATTGGAGATTAAAGCAGGAGTAATGAAATTTCATGATTAG
- a CDS encoding DUF3037 domain-containing protein has product MQEQHLFEYAIIRVVPRVEREEFINAGVILCDAKSGFLKVKTHLNENKLLALDAAADIEMIKLNLSSFDKICFGKDHGGKIAEMDLASRFRWLTAVRSSVIQTSRPHTGFSQDLDKTLVKLFEENVL; this is encoded by the coding sequence ATGCAAGAGCAGCACTTATTTGAATATGCCATCATCCGGGTGGTACCTCGGGTGGAAAGAGAAGAGTTTATCAACGCGGGAGTGATCCTTTGCGACGCTAAAAGTGGCTTCCTCAAAGTCAAGACCCATTTGAACGAAAACAAATTGTTGGCCTTGGATGCAGCAGCAGATATTGAAATGATCAAGCTCAACTTATCCTCTTTTGACAAAATCTGCTTTGGAAAAGACCACGGAGGAAAAATTGCGGAAATGGATCTCGCTTCACGGTTTCGATGGCTCACCGCAGTCAGAAGTTCTGTAATACAAACCTCTAGACCACATACCGGATTTTCCCAAGATTTGGATAAAACCTTAGTGAAGCTTTTTGAGGAAAATGTGCTTTAA
- a CDS encoding HAD family phosphatase: MKNRAVIFDMDGVICHTNPYHSQAFDRFFEKRGMNPSQEEYAAHMYGKPNSYIFSYFLNKEITAEELVELENEKEGLFREIYASQVTPVPGYLEFLSSLKEHGFKTGVGTSAPRANMDLIIDTLGIRNQMESFMASEDVKTHKPKPEVYLKSAENLSTNPEDCVVFEDSFSGVSAGINAGMQVVGVLTSHTKEELPPCQYYIENYNEFSVQKVLEMLV, encoded by the coding sequence ATGAAAAATCGTGCAGTTATATTCGATATGGACGGAGTCATCTGTCATACCAACCCCTACCATAGCCAAGCTTTTGATCGGTTCTTTGAAAAGCGGGGCATGAACCCTAGCCAAGAGGAGTATGCGGCGCATATGTACGGAAAACCCAACAGTTATATCTTCAGCTACTTTTTGAATAAGGAAATTACAGCGGAAGAATTGGTAGAATTGGAAAATGAAAAGGAAGGTTTGTTTCGGGAAATATATGCCTCACAAGTAACACCCGTGCCGGGTTATTTGGAGTTCTTGTCAAGTTTAAAAGAACATGGTTTTAAGACGGGCGTGGGGACTTCTGCCCCTCGTGCCAATATGGATTTGATTATCGATACTTTGGGTATCAGAAACCAGATGGAATCCTTTATGGCCAGCGAAGATGTAAAAACCCATAAGCCCAAACCAGAAGTATACTTGAAATCTGCGGAAAACTTGTCCACAAACCCTGAAGATTGCGTGGTCTTTGAGGATTCTTTCTCAGGTGTAAGTGCCGGAATCAATGCAGGAATGCAGGTGGTAGGTGTCCTTACTTCCCATACCAAAGAAGAGTTGCCTCCTTGCCAATATTATATTGAAAATTATAACGAATTTTCAGTCCAAAAAGTACTTGAAATGCTTGTATAA
- a CDS encoding secondary thiamine-phosphate synthase enzyme YjbQ: protein MKFFQKHISLQPYRRGFHLITDEVEAAIPEIKEIQQGTLQVFIQHTSAGLTINENADPTVRKDFETFINDMISESYPRFIHTYEGPDDMPAHIKSSLFGCTVNIPISRGKLALGTWQGIYLGEFRNYGGARKLVITAMGN from the coding sequence ATGAAATTCTTTCAAAAACATATTTCTCTTCAACCTTATCGTAGGGGTTTTCATTTGATCACTGATGAAGTTGAGGCTGCCATACCTGAAATTAAGGAAATCCAACAGGGTACTTTACAGGTATTTATCCAACATACTTCTGCGGGCTTGACCATCAATGAAAATGCCGACCCTACGGTGCGAAAAGACTTCGAAACCTTTATCAATGACATGATTTCTGAAAGTTATCCACGGTTTATCCACACTTATGAAGGCCCTGATGATATGCCCGCCCATATCAAAAGTAGCCTCTTTGGCTGTACCGTAAATATTCCCATTTCAAGAGGAAAATTGGCCTTGGGAACTTGGCAAGGCATTTATTTGGGGGAATTCAGAAATTATGGCGGCGCGCGAAAATTAGTCATTACCGCAATGGGCAACTAA
- a CDS encoding phospholipase D-like domain-containing protein encodes MLSLEKIIQDFKDSLQDHVLSRSERKALKADLSHLSTHERQVLLSEIRQMAVENTDDIKSQNLIQWFYEAIKVLKQEPQAPSATAAFFSPGNACRDAIRQEIRNASSLIHICVFTISDDRITEELLHAHDRKVPIKIITDDDKSFDLGSDIEQMEQAGILVQKDNSPVHMHHKFAIFDRKKILTGSYNWTRSAAEYNYENIVLLEDIHTVRTFEKEFDRLWKSF; translated from the coding sequence ATGCTTTCCTTAGAAAAAATAATTCAAGACTTCAAAGACAGCCTGCAAGATCATGTCCTTTCCCGTTCGGAAAGAAAGGCTTTAAAGGCTGATTTAAGTCACTTGTCCACACATGAAAGACAAGTTCTGCTATCCGAAATCAGACAAATGGCAGTGGAAAATACCGACGATATAAAAAGCCAAAACCTGATCCAATGGTTTTATGAGGCCATTAAAGTACTGAAGCAGGAACCGCAAGCTCCTTCTGCCACAGCTGCCTTTTTTAGTCCGGGAAATGCTTGTAGGGATGCAATCCGCCAAGAAATTAGGAATGCGAGTTCACTTATCCACATTTGTGTCTTTACTATTAGTGATGACCGCATCACAGAAGAACTACTACATGCCCATGATAGGAAAGTTCCCATCAAGATCATTACCGATGATGACAAGTCCTTTGATTTAGGCTCTGACATCGAGCAAATGGAACAAGCCGGAATTTTGGTGCAAAAAGACAATAGTCCTGTCCATATGCATCATAAGTTTGCGATTTTTGACCGCAAAAAGATCTTAACAGGAAGCTACAATTGGACAAGATCAGCTGCTGAATACAATTATGAGAACATTGTATTGTTAGAAGATATCCACACGGTCAGGACATTTGAAAAGGAGTTTGATCGATTGTGGAAATCTTTCTAA
- a CDS encoding HipA family kinase — protein MDLRTVNVTRYILPLREGGSLPALTDADDGFKYVLKFRGAGQREKALIAEMIGGEIARLLGFKVPELVFAFLDPAFGRSEGDEEIQDLLKSSQGKNLALHFLSGAINYDALAMEVDPLLASKIVWLDMLITNVDRTFRNTNMLMWNRELWLIDHGASLLFHHAWTNWEKSATKPFPIIQNHVLLPKASQLDEANESFKKLLSPEKIKEIVSLIPKEWLLASGDGDDAETLRNVYQEYLQLRFSYADQFTKEAQDARAALI, from the coding sequence ATGGATTTACGCACTGTAAATGTGACCCGATATATCCTTCCACTCAGGGAGGGAGGCTCTTTGCCGGCTTTGACGGATGCCGACGATGGTTTCAAATATGTGTTGAAATTTCGTGGGGCAGGACAGCGGGAAAAAGCCCTGATTGCAGAAATGATCGGTGGTGAAATTGCCAGACTTTTGGGCTTCAAAGTACCAGAACTGGTATTTGCCTTTTTGGATCCGGCCTTTGGCCGATCGGAAGGAGATGAGGAAATCCAAGACCTGCTCAAAAGCAGCCAAGGCAAGAACCTCGCCCTGCACTTTCTCTCAGGAGCCATCAACTATGATGCTTTGGCCATGGAGGTGGATCCCTTGCTTGCTTCCAAAATCGTTTGGCTGGACATGCTGATCACCAATGTGGACCGCACCTTCCGAAATACCAATATGCTTATGTGGAACCGCGAACTATGGCTGATTGACCATGGGGCTTCCTTGCTTTTCCATCATGCCTGGACCAATTGGGAAAAAAGTGCCACCAAGCCTTTTCCCATTATCCAAAACCATGTCCTGCTTCCCAAAGCCAGTCAATTGGATGAAGCCAATGAAAGCTTTAAAAAGTTACTGAGTCCTGAAAAAATAAAAGAAATTGTCTCCCTGATTCCAAAAGAATGGCTGTTGGCAAGTGGCGATGGAGACGATGCTGAGACATTGCGAAATGTTTACCAAGAATATTTACAGCTGAGATTTTCTTATGCTGATCAATTTACCAAAGAAGCCCAAGATGCAAGAGCAGCACTTATTTGA
- a CDS encoding TonB-dependent receptor — MKRTLLALWLITAVVNITFAQNGSIKGTVKTSDGYPAEFVNILLKGTSSGTVTNKAGEYTFGGVKPGSYTLLVSFIGMNSQSTQIMVKSGEITTVPTITLEENANQLNEIVISERRDINAGTSDYVSKMPLRNLENPQVYNTVSAELLKQQAITGFDDALKNVPGVYKLWESTGRGSGDGSSYYSLRGFEAQATMVNGLPGLTNGSLDPANIERIEVIKGPSGTLFGSSLISYGGLINTITKKPYEGFGGEINYLAGSFGLNRVTADINASISEGMNMRINTAYHTENSFQDAGFKKSIFVAPSFSYQANDRLSFLVNTEFLQEEKTNQTMLFLGRNAPLQFSNLEELNYNNKLSLTSNDLSMKNPRFILQGQMNYKLSNEWTSQTVLSRGISKSDGYYSYLYDNQNGNGDFSLYTSKQLAQTNTSDIQQNFIGDFKLGNYRNRLVLGLDYYTRNLIDNSTGYAWIHNVTPQGEVNYVNYAGETVAPRYLTRPSVDNVLASSRRNNTNTKNEQFSVYASDVINLTPQLIAMASLRFDYFNSKGDITTDEDDFDQTAFSPKFGLIYQPIKDKISVFANYMNGFQNVAPRQVADADGNNPSVKAFEPEHANQFEAGLKTNLFTEKLNATISYYDIVVDNLVTADPNNINNSLQGGKMQSRGIEFDIQAKPVKGLSLIAGYSYNDSEVLEGDESNLWLQEGRRPTQAGPKNLFNAWATYTLTQGVAKGLGFSFGGNYNSELAIMDNPVTGEFMLPSYTILNAAVNYGTPKFRIAINVNNVTDKEYYSGYSTINPQKPRNIVASFAYTF, encoded by the coding sequence ATGAAAAGAACACTACTTGCCCTATGGCTGATTACAGCTGTAGTAAACATTACCTTTGCACAAAATGGCAGCATCAAGGGAACTGTCAAAACTTCTGATGGTTATCCTGCCGAATTTGTAAACATCCTATTAAAAGGTACTTCATCCGGTACTGTCACCAACAAAGCAGGTGAGTATACTTTCGGTGGAGTCAAACCAGGAAGCTACACGCTTTTGGTTTCTTTTATTGGCATGAATAGCCAAAGTACCCAAATTATGGTAAAATCGGGAGAAATCACCACCGTACCCACCATCACTCTGGAAGAAAATGCCAATCAATTAAATGAAATTGTCATCAGTGAAAGACGGGACATCAATGCCGGTACAAGTGATTATGTTTCTAAGATGCCACTGCGCAACTTGGAAAACCCTCAGGTTTATAATACCGTCTCTGCTGAATTGCTGAAACAACAGGCCATCACGGGTTTTGATGATGCCCTTAAAAATGTCCCTGGAGTCTATAAACTTTGGGAGTCTACCGGTAGAGGTTCTGGCGATGGTTCCTCCTATTACTCTTTAAGAGGATTTGAAGCGCAAGCTACCATGGTGAATGGTCTGCCAGGGCTGACCAATGGCAGCTTGGACCCTGCCAATATTGAGCGAATAGAAGTAATCAAAGGCCCATCCGGTACTTTGTTTGGTAGTAGCCTGATTTCCTACGGTGGATTGATCAACACCATCACAAAGAAACCATATGAGGGATTTGGTGGAGAAATCAATTATTTGGCAGGAAGTTTTGGATTGAACCGTGTCACTGCTGACATCAATGCCTCAATCAGCGAAGGTATGAACATGCGGATCAACACAGCCTACCACACTGAAAACAGCTTTCAAGATGCTGGGTTTAAGAAATCTATCTTTGTGGCGCCATCTTTTTCTTACCAAGCCAATGACCGACTTTCCTTCCTAGTCAATACAGAGTTCTTGCAAGAGGAAAAAACCAACCAAACCATGTTGTTTTTGGGAAGAAATGCACCCTTGCAATTCAGCAACTTAGAAGAGCTTAACTATAATAACAAGCTTTCCTTGACCAGCAATGACCTGAGCATGAAAAACCCAAGGTTTATCCTTCAGGGTCAAATGAATTATAAGCTCTCCAACGAATGGACATCACAAACCGTCCTTTCTAGAGGAATTTCCAAGTCTGACGGTTATTACAGTTATCTGTATGACAACCAAAACGGCAATGGAGACTTCAGCTTGTACACCAGTAAGCAACTGGCCCAAACCAATACCTCTGACATCCAACAAAACTTTATTGGGGACTTCAAACTAGGAAATTACCGAAATCGTTTGGTCCTTGGACTGGATTACTACACCCGAAACCTGATCGATAACAGCACCGGGTACGCTTGGATTCACAACGTAACTCCACAAGGTGAAGTCAACTATGTTAACTACGCTGGAGAAACTGTTGCGCCAAGATACCTCACAAGACCTTCTGTGGACAATGTATTGGCTTCTTCCAGAAGAAACAACACCAATACCAAAAATGAGCAATTCAGTGTATATGCCTCAGACGTAATCAACCTGACCCCACAATTGATTGCCATGGCCAGCTTGAGATTTGATTACTTTAATAGTAAAGGTGACATCACTACAGATGAAGATGACTTCGACCAGACTGCCTTTTCTCCTAAGTTTGGTTTGATCTACCAGCCGATCAAGGACAAAATTTCCGTCTTTGCCAATTATATGAATGGCTTTCAAAATGTAGCCCCTAGGCAAGTGGCAGATGCGGATGGAAACAACCCATCAGTAAAAGCATTTGAACCAGAGCACGCCAATCAATTTGAAGCGGGATTAAAAACCAATTTATTCACTGAAAAACTCAATGCCACCATCAGCTATTATGACATCGTTGTGGATAACTTGGTTACTGCTGATCCAAACAACATCAATAACAGCTTACAAGGTGGAAAAATGCAAAGCAGGGGTATTGAATTTGATATTCAGGCTAAACCGGTAAAAGGCTTAAGCCTAATCGCAGGCTATAGTTATAATGACAGTGAAGTATTGGAAGGAGACGAAAGTAACCTTTGGCTGCAGGAAGGAAGGAGACCAACCCAAGCTGGCCCCAAAAACTTGTTCAATGCTTGGGCCACATACACCCTCACCCAAGGAGTTGCCAAAGGTTTGGGCTTTAGCTTTGGCGGAAACTATAATAGTGAGTTGGCCATTATGGACAATCCAGTTACTGGCGAATTCATGCTTCCATCTTACACCATTTTGAATGCGGCGGTGAATTATGGTACACCTAAATTCAGAATTGCCATCAATGTCAATAATGTAACAGACAAAGAATATTACAGTGGGTACTCTACTATCAATCCACAAAAGCCAAGAAATATAGTGGCCAGCTTTGCGTATACTTTTTAA
- the radA gene encoding DNA repair protein RadA has product MPKIKTAFFCQNCGAQSPKWVGKCPACGEWNTYVEEVIHKEETGRGSWKQGSEKTKRNNSPRKLQDINYEEHPRLVTKDPELDRVLGGGIVPGSLTLIGGEPGIGKSTLMLQIALVLNQTKVLYVSGEESESQIKMRAERMLFHSENCFVLSETNTQNIFQQIEAVKPQVLVIDSIQTLHSKHVESAAGSVSQVRECTAELMKFAKETGTPVFLIGHITKDGSIAGPKILEHMVDTVLQFEGDRHLSYRILRTSKNRFGSTNELGIYEMRADGLRGVANPSEILLSQREEVLNGVAIGAMLEGNRPLVIEIQSLISPATYGTPQRSSTGHDAKRLNMLLAVLEKRGGMRLGQQDVFLNVAGGMRVDDPGLDLAVCAALISSYEDSPISPDLCFAGEVGLGGEIRAVNRIENRIAEADKLGFKKIIVSKYAVKGVDLSTFGIQVIPVTKLEEMYQQLF; this is encoded by the coding sequence ATGCCTAAAATAAAGACTGCTTTTTTTTGTCAAAACTGTGGAGCGCAGAGTCCCAAGTGGGTGGGGAAATGTCCGGCCTGTGGAGAGTGGAACACTTATGTTGAAGAGGTTATCCACAAGGAAGAAACGGGCCGAGGAAGCTGGAAACAAGGGTCTGAAAAAACAAAGCGGAATAATTCACCTAGAAAACTTCAAGATATCAACTATGAAGAACATCCGAGGTTAGTGACCAAGGACCCTGAACTGGACCGGGTTTTGGGCGGGGGCATCGTTCCTGGCTCCCTGACCTTGATTGGTGGCGAACCGGGCATTGGCAAATCCACTTTGATGCTGCAGATTGCCTTGGTGCTGAACCAAACCAAAGTGCTCTATGTCTCTGGTGAAGAAAGTGAAAGTCAGATTAAAATGCGTGCCGAAAGGATGCTGTTTCATTCAGAAAACTGCTTTGTCCTATCGGAAACCAATACCCAAAACATTTTCCAACAGATAGAAGCTGTCAAACCGCAAGTATTGGTCATCGACTCTATCCAGACCTTGCATAGTAAACACGTAGAATCTGCTGCGGGGAGTGTTTCGCAGGTCAGGGAATGCACTGCTGAATTGATGAAATTCGCCAAAGAAACGGGCACTCCAGTATTCTTAATCGGTCATATCACCAAAGACGGCTCTATTGCAGGACCCAAAATATTGGAGCACATGGTCGATACTGTGTTACAGTTTGAGGGTGACCGACACCTTTCCTACAGGATTTTAAGAACCTCCAAAAACCGATTTGGTTCTACCAATGAACTGGGAATTTATGAAATGCGGGCAGATGGACTTCGTGGGGTGGCCAATCCTTCTGAAATCCTGCTCAGCCAACGTGAGGAAGTCTTGAATGGAGTCGCCATTGGTGCGATGCTGGAAGGAAACCGACCATTGGTGATTGAAATCCAAAGCCTGATCAGTCCCGCCACTTATGGTACTCCACAGCGCAGTAGTACAGGACATGATGCCAAACGGCTCAATATGCTCTTGGCAGTCCTGGAAAAAAGAGGAGGGATGCGGCTCGGCCAGCAGGATGTATTTCTCAATGTGGCGGGGGGCATGCGTGTGGATGACCCTGGTTTGGATTTAGCTGTTTGTGCGGCATTGATTTCCTCTTATGAGGATAGTCCCATTTCACCAGATCTATGTTTTGCGGGAGAAGTTGGTCTTGGGGGAGAAATCAGGGCCGTAAACAGGATTGAAAACCGAATAGCAGAGGCAGATAAATTGGGTTTTAAAAAGATCATTGTGTCTAAGTATGCGGTAAAGGGAGTTGACTTATCCACATTTGGCATCCAAGTCATCCCCGTCACCAAGCTCGAAGAAATGTATCAGCAGTTGTTTTAG
- a CDS encoding (deoxy)nucleoside triphosphate pyrophosphohydrolase, with amino-acid sequence MLSVTCAIIIRDGLVLAVQRGKKMKMPGKWEFPGGKIEANESEENCLIREIKEELHLNIKIAEKLPEVIHHYPDFTIKLIPFLATIESGELYLSEHQAYQWLSKDKLLDLDWAEADEPVIREILKRNNAKWNFLDK; translated from the coding sequence ATGCTTTCAGTAACCTGTGCTATTATTATTCGGGATGGATTGGTCCTGGCAGTCCAAAGGGGCAAAAAGATGAAAATGCCGGGCAAATGGGAATTTCCAGGTGGCAAGATAGAGGCAAATGAGTCGGAGGAAAATTGCCTTATCCGGGAGATTAAGGAAGAACTGCATTTGAATATAAAGATCGCAGAGAAGTTGCCTGAAGTAATCCATCATTATCCCGACTTTACCATTAAGTTGATTCCTTTTTTGGCGACCATTGAATCCGGTGAACTGTATTTATCAGAGCACCAGGCCTACCAGTGGCTGTCTAAAGACAAATTATTAGACTTGGACTGGGCTGAAGCAGATGAGCCCGTGATTAGAGAAATTTTAAAACGAAATAATGCAAAATGGAATTTTTTAGACAAATAA
- the polA gene encoding DNA polymerase I: protein MSSSDKKKLFLLDAMALIYRAHFAFSKNPRINSKGLNTGIMLGFTNTLLEVIEKQQPSHLAVAFDTAAPTFRHEQFEAYKANRQEQPEDITIGIPWVKQIVNGFNIPILELDGYEADDIIGTIAKKAEYKDFEVFMMTPDKDYGQLVEEHIFLYKPAFMGNAVDIMGPKEVCEKWEIEDPDQVRDILGLMGDAVDNIPGIPGIGEKTAKKLLKAYGTIEGLLEHTDELKGKQKENVVNFGQQGLLSKDLATIKQDVPIEFNPKDLSYDGPDEEKLKALFAELEFRTLTKRVFGENIKKPTVKVNEQLGLFTGPQDAAVEEEEEDIEEVNPIPAPSQLDSVFSLAHDYHKVASLEDIQELVEYLEIQDELSFDTETTDLDPNRAELVGISFAYLSGEAFYIPIPEDQEEAKKLLAPLKPVFENEKITKIGQNIKYDVLVLKNYGIEVKGTFYDTMLAHYLIEPEGKHGMDWLAEHYLNYKPVSIESLIGKKGKNQGNMRDVDVDKVVEYASEDADITLQLAQKLNPDLQDRGLEKLFYEVETPLIPVLAAMEFEGVRLDKESLADLSTSLEKEIVEIEKKVYELAGVKFNLASPKQLGEVLFVKMELDPKAKKTKTGQYATGEEVLSKLAPKHEIAQAILDYRELVKLKNTYVDTLPTLINPKTGRIHTTYNQVVAATGRLSSVNPNLQNIPIRTERGREIRKAFVPRDEDHVILAADYSQIELRIMAAFSKDESMIEAFKNGRDIHSTTAAKIFQVPLDEVTSDMRRKAKTANFGIIYGISAFGLSQRLNISRTEAKEIIDAYFKEFPAVSEYMNDCIEKARKNEYVETLLGRRRYLRDINSRNATMRGYSERNAINAPIQGSAADMIKVAMIQVHRWMQEKQLKSKMILQVHDELVFDAHKDEVALLKKEIPKLMTEALTIDVPMQVEVGTGSDWLEAH, encoded by the coding sequence ATGTCCAGTTCAGACAAGAAAAAACTGTTTCTTTTAGATGCCATGGCCTTGATCTATCGGGCCCACTTTGCATTTAGCAAAAATCCCCGAATCAACTCAAAAGGCCTCAACACTGGCATCATGTTGGGCTTTACCAATACCTTGCTGGAAGTAATCGAAAAACAACAGCCGAGTCACCTAGCCGTTGCCTTTGATACAGCAGCACCTACTTTTCGTCATGAACAGTTTGAAGCCTATAAAGCCAACAGGCAGGAACAGCCGGAAGACATTACCATTGGCATTCCTTGGGTAAAGCAAATTGTAAATGGTTTTAATATTCCTATCCTAGAGCTGGATGGATACGAAGCCGATGACATCATTGGTACCATTGCCAAAAAAGCGGAATACAAGGACTTCGAGGTCTTTATGATGACCCCGGACAAGGATTATGGTCAATTGGTGGAAGAGCACATTTTCCTTTATAAACCTGCCTTTATGGGCAATGCGGTAGATATCATGGGGCCTAAGGAGGTTTGTGAAAAATGGGAAATCGAAGACCCTGATCAAGTACGTGACATCCTTGGACTGATGGGAGACGCAGTGGATAACATCCCTGGAATTCCTGGCATTGGAGAAAAAACCGCTAAAAAGCTCCTAAAAGCCTATGGCACGATAGAAGGACTTTTAGAACATACCGATGAACTCAAAGGCAAGCAAAAAGAAAATGTGGTCAACTTCGGGCAGCAAGGCCTGCTCTCCAAAGACTTGGCCACCATCAAACAGGATGTACCTATCGAGTTTAATCCAAAAGACCTTAGCTATGATGGTCCGGATGAAGAAAAACTCAAAGCGCTCTTTGCTGAGTTGGAATTCAGGACTTTGACCAAAAGGGTCTTCGGTGAAAATATCAAAAAGCCTACCGTTAAAGTCAATGAGCAACTGGGGCTGTTTACTGGCCCACAGGATGCAGCGGTAGAAGAAGAGGAGGAAGATATTGAAGAAGTCAATCCAATTCCAGCACCAAGCCAATTGGACTCTGTCTTTTCCCTAGCGCATGATTACCATAAAGTGGCCAGCCTGGAAGATATCCAAGAGTTGGTTGAATATTTGGAAATCCAAGATGAACTGTCTTTCGATACTGAAACCACAGATTTGGATCCCAATAGGGCCGAATTGGTTGGAATTAGCTTTGCCTATTTGAGTGGAGAAGCTTTCTACATTCCCATTCCTGAAGATCAAGAAGAAGCCAAAAAGCTTCTGGCACCTTTAAAGCCAGTTTTTGAGAATGAAAAAATCACCAAAATCGGTCAAAATATTAAATACGATGTCTTAGTACTTAAAAACTACGGCATCGAGGTGAAAGGTACTTTTTATGACACCATGTTGGCCCATTACCTGATTGAACCTGAAGGGAAGCATGGCATGGACTGGCTAGCTGAGCATTACCTCAATTATAAGCCTGTTTCCATTGAAAGCCTGATCGGTAAAAAAGGAAAAAACCAAGGCAATATGCGTGATGTAGATGTGGATAAAGTAGTAGAATATGCTTCCGAAGACGCTGACATCACTTTACAGCTCGCGCAAAAATTAAATCCTGACCTTCAAGACCGAGGATTAGAAAAGCTCTTTTATGAGGTAGAAACCCCATTGATCCCTGTTTTGGCAGCTATGGAATTTGAAGGCGTACGGTTGGACAAGGAAAGTTTGGCAGACTTATCCACATCCTTGGAGAAGGAAATCGTTGAAATAGAAAAAAAGGTTTATGAGCTTGCCGGAGTAAAATTCAACTTGGCTTCTCCCAAGCAACTTGGCGAAGTATTATTTGTAAAAATGGAGCTGGATCCCAAAGCCAAAAAAACCAAAACAGGACAGTATGCCACAGGTGAGGAAGTCCTTTCCAAATTGGCTCCCAAGCATGAAATTGCCCAGGCTATTTTGGATTATCGGGAATTGGTCAAATTGAAAAACACCTATGTAGATACCTTGCCTACTCTGATCAATCCAAAGACTGGCCGTATCCACACTACCTATAATCAAGTTGTAGCTGCGACAGGAAGGCTTTCTTCTGTCAATCCCAACTTGCAAAATATTCCGATCCGGACGGAGCGAGGCCGTGAAATCAGAAAGGCATTTGTGCCGAGAGATGAGGATCATGTGATCCTTGCCGCTGATTACAGTCAGATTGAGTTGCGGATCATGGCGGCCTTTTCAAAGGATGAATCCATGATCGAAGCTTTTAAAAATGGTAGGGATATCCACAGCACCACCGCAGCCAAAATCTTCCAAGTGCCTTTGGATGAAGTGACTTCCGACATGCGTCGAAAAGCCAAAACAGCCAACTTTGGGATCATCTACGGTATTTCGGCATTTGGTCTTTCCCAAAGACTGAACATTTCGCGAACCGAAGCCAAGGAAATTATCGATGCCTATTTTAAGGAATTCCCGGCCGTCAGCGAATATATGAATGACTGCATCGAAAAGGCCCGTAAAAATGAATACGTGGAGACCCTTTTAGGCAGAAGGAGGTACCTTAGAGATATCAACAGTCGAAATGCTACGATGAGAGGTTATTCTGAGCGTAATGCCATCAATGCCCCCATCCAAGGAAGTGCTGCGGACATGATCAAAGTGGCCATGATCCAAGTACACCGATGGATGCAGGAAAAGCAGTTGAAATCCAAGATGATCCTACAGGTACACGATGAATTGGTTTTTGATGCCCATAAGGATGAGGTAGCACTACTGAAAAAAGAAATTCCCAAGCTGATGACCGAGGCACTGACCATAGATGTGCCCATGCAAGTGGAAGTGGGAACTGGCAGCGATTGGCTGGAAGCTCACTAA